One window of Psychrobacillus sp. FSL H8-0483 genomic DNA carries:
- a CDS encoding ATP phosphoribosyltransferase regulatory subunit, translating to MSKIQMFEKPLGMRDSFPEANEQKEYIRSTARDFIRNKGYDFIKTPSVEYFETIGKASAIDESSLFKLVDNQGEMLVLRPDMTTPIARIAASKLLKEKNPLRLAYYANVFRAQQREGGRPAEFEQLGLELIGDFSAYGDSEIIYTAVELLKALGIENFKITIGHAGMLTAFLANHTNSAEQVDILRQLLVEKNMVGFTQKLEDLGLDVEQKETLTKLVNYTIDSKAVEDFRQFLTAEQQNLMEQVEQLQHLLELQLSDSSIVSFDFSLASHMSYYTGMLFEIHAAGSGFPIGNGGRYDELFKHFDEKVGATGFGIRVDRILEVLPKNEVEEKHTLILFDEGSYSKANVLAEARRKNAERITLQYMDSVNDLDTFKQSFDEVIIVSEGGSLRE from the coding sequence ATGAGTAAAATTCAAATGTTCGAGAAACCTCTAGGAATGAGAGATTCATTTCCGGAAGCAAATGAACAAAAAGAATATATCCGTTCAACAGCAAGAGATTTTATACGAAACAAAGGGTATGACTTTATTAAAACGCCATCCGTGGAGTATTTTGAAACGATCGGGAAAGCATCGGCAATTGATGAGTCTTCATTGTTTAAATTAGTAGATAATCAAGGTGAAATGCTCGTCCTACGTCCAGATATGACGACTCCTATTGCAAGAATTGCAGCTTCAAAATTATTGAAAGAAAAAAATCCATTGCGTTTAGCGTATTATGCAAATGTTTTCCGTGCACAACAGCGAGAAGGCGGGAGACCAGCAGAGTTTGAGCAACTAGGTCTTGAGCTAATCGGCGACTTTAGTGCTTATGGAGACAGTGAAATTATTTATACAGCCGTAGAGCTTTTAAAGGCTCTAGGGATAGAGAACTTTAAAATTACTATTGGACATGCAGGAATGCTGACAGCGTTTTTAGCTAATCATACAAATTCAGCCGAACAGGTGGATATTCTAAGACAACTTCTAGTGGAGAAAAACATGGTAGGATTTACGCAAAAACTAGAGGACTTGGGACTAGACGTAGAGCAAAAAGAAACACTTACAAAGTTAGTGAATTATACGATAGATTCTAAGGCGGTAGAAGATTTTCGACAGTTTTTAACGGCGGAGCAGCAAAATTTAATGGAGCAGGTGGAACAGCTTCAGCATTTATTGGAATTACAATTAAGTGATTCCTCCATCGTTTCTTTCGACTTTTCGTTGGCAAGTCATATGAGCTATTACACGGGAATGTTATTTGAAATTCATGCAGCCGGAAGTGGGTTTCCTATTGGAAACGGCGGTAGATACGATGAGTTATTTAAACATTTTGATGAAAAAGTGGGAGCAACTGGCTTTGGGATTCGAGTGGACAGAATTTTAGAAGTGTTACCTAAAAATGAAGTAGAAGAAAAACATACGCTGATTTTATTCGATGAAGGATCTTACTCAAAGGCAAACGTGTTAGCTGAAGCGAGAAGAAAAAATGCAGAACGTATTACGCTTCAATATATGGATAGCGTCAATGACTTAGATACCTTTAAACAAAGCTTTGATGAAGTGATAATTGTCTCAGAAGGTGGTTCTTTACGTGAATGA
- the hisD gene encoding histidinol dehydrogenase, whose protein sequence is MRIEKLTDIVSLQRSVEQANVDHLTTVRQVIEDVQKNGDEALFNYTEKWDGVKLSSLQVTKKEVEEAFASFDPQLIQDLEEAAANIRAFHAQQARQDIDFPLAKNSYIQYKISPLDAVGLYVPGGTAAYPSSVLMNAIPALVAGVNRVVIVSPPSKDGKLPASVLVAARIAGITEIYKVGGAQAIAALAYGTETIKSVDKITGPGNSYVALAKREVFGQVAIDMIAGPSEITIIADHTAFADEVAADLLAQAEHDRFASSVLITTSERLAEQVAAEVEKQLLLLPREEIARASIENFGRIYIAESLEQAVEAVNDLAPEHLEIITEQPEELSKKIRHAGAIFIGRFSSEPVGDYFAGTNHVLPTNSTARFSSGLCVDDFVKKTSIVYYSEEMWQEQYPKIARLARLEQLEGHARSVESRSWVKGDSKND, encoded by the coding sequence ATGAGAATAGAAAAGCTTACGGATATAGTTTCATTACAACGCTCTGTGGAACAAGCAAATGTCGATCACTTAACAACGGTTCGTCAAGTAATTGAGGATGTCCAAAAGAATGGAGACGAAGCGCTCTTTAATTATACGGAGAAATGGGACGGGGTAAAACTTTCATCTCTACAAGTAACGAAAAAAGAAGTAGAAGAAGCTTTTGCTAGCTTTGACCCACAGTTGATCCAGGACTTGGAGGAAGCTGCAGCAAATATCCGTGCCTTTCATGCCCAACAAGCGCGTCAAGATATAGACTTTCCTTTAGCTAAAAATTCTTATATTCAATATAAAATATCTCCTTTAGATGCTGTAGGATTATATGTCCCTGGGGGCACTGCAGCCTATCCGTCTTCCGTATTAATGAATGCGATACCAGCGCTTGTAGCAGGTGTAAATCGAGTAGTAATCGTTTCACCTCCATCAAAAGATGGAAAGCTACCTGCCTCTGTACTAGTAGCAGCTCGAATTGCTGGCATTACAGAAATATATAAGGTAGGGGGAGCGCAAGCTATTGCGGCTCTTGCCTATGGTACGGAAACAATAAAATCGGTAGATAAAATTACTGGCCCTGGTAACAGTTATGTTGCACTTGCCAAAAGAGAAGTGTTTGGTCAAGTAGCAATTGATATGATCGCTGGCCCAAGTGAAATAACGATTATTGCAGATCATACGGCTTTTGCGGATGAAGTAGCAGCCGATTTATTAGCGCAAGCAGAGCATGACCGATTTGCTAGTTCTGTATTAATTACTACAAGTGAGCGTCTCGCAGAACAAGTCGCAGCTGAAGTAGAAAAGCAATTACTGCTACTTCCAAGGGAAGAAATTGCGAGAGCTTCTATTGAGAACTTTGGTCGCATTTATATTGCAGAATCATTAGAGCAAGCTGTAGAAGCTGTAAATGATCTAGCTCCTGAACATTTAGAGATTATTACGGAGCAGCCAGAAGAGCTAAGTAAAAAAATAAGACATGCAGGTGCCATATTTATCGGCAGATTTAGTAGCGAGCCCGTAGGAGATTATTTTGCTGGTACGAACCATGTGCTTCCGACAAATAGCACAGCGCGGTTTTCTAGTGGATTATGTGTAGATGATTTCGTCAAGAAAACAAGTATTGTGTATTATTCAGAAGAAATGTGGCAAGAGCAATATCCTAAAATTGCACGTTTAGCAAGACTAGAACAATTAGAAGGACATGCTCGATCAGTGGAGTCAAGAAGCTGGGTTAAAGGGGATTCAAAAAATGACTAA
- the hisG gene encoding ATP phosphoribosyltransferase translates to MNELTIAMPKGRIFEEAYKLFVESGFDLPKEISDSRKLIVEAPEERIQFILAKPMDVPVYVEHGVADIGIAGKDVLLEQNRDVHELIDLRISKCYIATAGLPNTTMNEIAPRVATKYPTIATNFYKEKGEQVEIIELNGSIELAPMIGLADRIVDIVSTGQTLKENGLVEYEKIVDISSRLIVNPVSYRVKSERIQAFVAQLKNELNKR, encoded by the coding sequence GTGAATGAGTTAACAATTGCGATGCCGAAAGGGCGTATTTTCGAAGAAGCATATAAATTATTTGTAGAATCAGGATTTGATTTACCTAAAGAAATTAGCGATTCTAGAAAGTTAATCGTGGAAGCTCCTGAAGAGCGTATTCAATTTATTTTAGCGAAGCCAATGGATGTACCCGTATATGTGGAGCACGGGGTTGCGGATATTGGAATTGCTGGGAAAGATGTATTATTAGAACAGAATCGAGACGTACACGAGTTAATCGATTTACGTATTAGTAAGTGTTATATTGCAACTGCAGGACTCCCTAATACGACAATGAATGAGATAGCACCACGAGTTGCGACAAAATATCCGACTATTGCTACGAACTTTTATAAAGAAAAGGGAGAGCAAGTGGAAATCATCGAGCTAAATGGTTCTATTGAGTTAGCTCCGATGATAGGACTTGCTGATCGAATTGTCGATATTGTTTCAACAGGGCAAACGCTAAAAGAAAATGGGTTAGTGGAATATGAAAAGATTGTAGATATTTCCTCTCGATTAATTGTAAATCCTGTTAGCTATCGAGTGAAAAGTGAACGAATTCAAGCATTTGTCGCACAATTAAAAAATGAACTGAATAAAAGGTAG